The sequence attcatttatttttatcattgattgattgattcggtgttttttacaatttgatTGGTTGGCGCTGAATTAGAGGgaagtggattttatttttatttttttaatatatagagTAGGAGAAAATGTATAACAGAATGTTGTGaattttgcttttggttttaaTCTTAGGAACGCTGCGGAAGCTAAATCcgaagggaaaaataaaaatccactgttttggttttgtaaagaataaaaattagaatCGGATATGATTAGCTGTAACTGCAGGAGATTCGACATTGTGTGATGTGTAGTGTCTTTGAAGtttaaaccttttgtttttcttttctctttctttgggtTAGAAAGGAGGTAAAGATTGAATGCAATTGGTTGGAATCTGAgtctttgttttgaattatcAGCTTCAGCAATTTCGCCAGAAGAAGGACAGTAAAGGCAGTAGTAGTAGCCATGGAAGATCCTCGAAAAAGTCTAGCACGTCGGAGAAGCATGAATCTGACGCTGATGAAGCGTCGAGTACTGGAAAAGCAGCAGGATTGAAACAGGTTCATGAATGGGAAGTTAAATCTCAGAGTGATCCTGATTCGGGAAGGGTAGATTCTTTGTTGTCTCCATCTTCTGGGGGTCCTGATCTCGATCTTGATCTTGATGTTGTGGCTGTTGATCTGCCTTCAATTCCTCTGACACCTGAAACAAGAGTAGCCGAAACAGCTTTGGATCATGATGCTGGCAGTGCTGCGGAGGAAGGCAGGGCTGATGAGAATCATATTGATTCCTCAAAACCTGATGAAGGGGAAAGTAGCCAGTCTATTGATGATAAGGCTGCAAGAGTTGTTCCTTTAGGAAGCTCAGATATTCCAGATTCTGAAGCAAAAACCAAACATGATGATGCATTTGTGAGCGTAGACATGTCAGCCCCTCATAAATTAATTGATACCATGGATGGCACAACTGTTACAGGTGAAGCAGAGAGCCAAGATGGGGAAGACGGCATGTGGCCATTGCCACCACAAGAAGATACCCCTGATACATCCTCAATACAAGCAAGGGGAAATCAGGTAACGGATGTAGGTTGGGCTCTTAATCTCTTAATACTAATTGTCAATCTAtatttcccttttccttttattaggGAAGTCTGTTTGGCAGATTAGGACAATGTAATGTGTGGATTTGATGTATAATTAAATTCTCATTTGTTGCTGGGTGGGGGCAATGCAGGATGCTGATGGTTTGGACTCAAAGCATTTTGGTGGAAGCAGTGATTTAGAGCTTGAAGGAGACAGGAGGCTTTCTTTCTCTGGGCATGGTGAAATTGCCAAATGTGCTGGAGAGACAGCTTCAGAACAGATCCACGTGGAGGAAGCAGCAGCTTCTCAATCAAAGCAAAGTGATGGGGTAGATGATGCTTCTGTTTCTGCAAGTGCAACTGACATGTCAGATGGGCTAGTGGCATCTACTTTGGCTATTTCAGAGGCTGATGGAAGTGCAGGTGTTATCCATGAAGCCACGAATCAACATGGGAAAGTTGTTGATATAGGTCCATCTACTGTAGAAAATGTGGAAATTCTGTCCGGGTATGGATATTGTGGAAATGATGGGGAAAGTGTTCAATCTGATAGGTTGGTTACAGAAGCATCTAGTCCACAATATTTTCCCGAGGATTCTTTTGTGTTTGTTGCTGAAAGTGACAAAAAGCCTCTTTTAAATAAACTAGCTAGTACATCTGATGGATATGCTATGTCTCCTCTTGGTGATTTGGGCCAAATCACTTTCTTGCAGCTGATAGAGGTGATAAAGGGACTTAATGAAGACGAGTTTAGGTTACTGCTTGAGTCTCGGGGATCAGTTTCTAATGTTGAGTTGGGGACTCCCAGTTCGTTCTCATCACAAAATGGCTTTCCAGGTTTGTTGGAGAGACTTAGAGAAGAATTGTTCCTCACAAAGTGCATGAAAGATATCCTTCAATTGCAACTTTCTGAACAGTCTAATCTACAAATAGAGAATGATCACCATTTGCATCAATTGGATGATGAAATATCTGTGCTTCATGCATCACTCAAAGAAGCTCGTGAGAGGGGTAACTCCCTTGCTGAAGAGCTTGCAGAATGCAGATCTGAACTTCAGGCTAGTTGTAGTGGGAGGGAGGAGCTTGAGCAGCAATTTCACGAAGCAAAGGTGCAAGTCGAGGAAGTTTCTGCTAGAGCATACAAGTTGCAGAATAGTCTGGAGATGTCTCAATCAGAATTATTGAGACTATCCAAGGAATTGACCAACAGCCAGGATTTTGTTGCAGCCTTGCAGGTGGAAGTTGAAAACTTAAATGGCAGTCTTGTTTCCTTGACCGAGGAGAGAAAGATAGTTGAGGAGGGAAAAAATTCTTGTCTCCATGAGAATGAGAAGCTGTTGAATGAATTAGCTGACTGCAAGAGTTTGATAGCAGCTTTGCAGACGGAAAGTTCCAACTTGAGGGGAACTGTTGCTTCAATGACAGATGAGAAAATCAAGCTCAATGGGGAAAAGGAGTACCTTGCTGATTGTCATGATAAGATTTGCCTGGAGTTATCTGATTGTAAGGGTTTGGTGGAAGCTCTACAGGTGGAAAATCTGAAATTAAGTGGGAGCCTTGCTATGGCtacagaagagagaaagaaacttGAAGAGGACGTGAGTTATTCAGCCCAGGAGAGAGATAGACTTTCATCCGAGCTTCTTGTCCTTCATGATGAGTTATCTAAAGATCATGCAGAATGCTTGCAGTTTGAATCTGAGCTAAAAGAGATGACAACGCGTCTTGAACAACTGACGgaggaaaatatatttcttagcAGCAATCTGGATATACATAAAGTTAAGCTACAAGAAATTGAAGACTTGCAAGCCCAAAAGTCATCCCTGGTTGGCAAAGCTGCGAATCCAGTTGGAAGTTTGGAAACACAGAGCAAGGTTTGGGAGAATGCATCTGATGTTGAGCATGATGGTGAAGCTACCTTTTCAATGTCTGAGAAATCCATGTCTGGTAACTTTGAAGTAGGTCCGCCACTAGCACTGTTGGGGCAGGAAGTCTTTGATGATTCCTTGGGTTTTGTAGCCTTGAAGGGACACCTTGAGGAGGCAGGAAAAGTTTTGCAAGGTCTTGAAAAGGAAATTGAAGTGGTGCACTCTCATTCGGTATCACTAACTAGAGCTGGTGGTAAAAGTGCATCTCCTGCAGTGTCAAAACTAATTCAAGCTTTTGAGTCAAAGGGACAACACGATGAGAATGAGGCAGAGGATGGTTCCATGAAAGAGGATCAATCACCAGCAACAGATCCTTTTGCTTCAATGAAAGAACACACAGGAAATTTGAAGGCAATCCTTAAGCGATTAACTCTAGATGCTAAGAATGCCAGTTTAATGTTCAAGACGGAGAGAGATGATATAAGCATTGCTAATTGCACTATCAGGGAGCTCAAGTTTCAGGCTGAAGCCCTGAAGGAACACAATGATAATTTGGAAGCAACCAACATCGAACTTGGTGTTCTTTATGAAGCTGCAAAGCAACAATTGTctgattttaatgaaaaaaacaacaagcttGAAGCTCTTTGTGATTCCCTGAGACAACAAGAATTCAGTCTTAAAGCAGAAAATTCTGAGTTTGGCAGAAAACTGAGTGACTGCGAATTGAAAATTGAAGATTTGCAGAGTCAGTTGCATGGTTTACAGAAAAGTTCAGATGAGAAGGCTTCCGTACTTCATGATGAACTAGCAAAATCCCAAATGGAAGCAGCTGAGAGGGCATTGACAGTTGAGCAGGAATGGAATTCAACCGTTGCCCAGATTATTGAAGCAGTTGATAGGCTAGATGTCTCTACTGGATTTTTGCTCACCTCCACCACCTCAATGCCCAGTCATGGTTCCTTGGATGTAAGTAGTCATGTTACTGCCTCTGTTAATGCTGCTACAAATATGATACAGGATCTGAAGGAGAAACTTGAAGCTTCTTCCAGAGACCATGAAACTGCCTCTAACTTATTCAATGGAGTGAGTGAGAAGTGCAATGAGTTGCTTGGAAAAAGTGAGTTGGCTAATGTCACTTTGCATAAGCTGTACTCTGAGCTAAGAAAAATTGTGATTGATTCATGTGGTTATGTGGAAGAAAGTAATTTACAAGATGAGGAATTTCCTGACACTGTAGATTATATTAGATTCAAAGCGCTTTTGGAGGAATTGGAGAATGCTTTGGCTGAGAGGCTACAACTTCAGTCTGCAAACAAGAAACTTAACTCTGAGTTGATGAGTCAAATAAAAGATATTGAGGAACTGAACAGAAGGTGCCATGATTTTAGTTCCATTCAAAGGCTAATTGAAGATGTTGAGGGTGAAGTGAAACTTGAAAATGGTGGGGCAGACTCAGAGACGACACCTGTTTCCCATCTGGAGTCATTGGTGTCTTTCCTTGTGCACAAATACAAGGAGGCTAAGGAGCAGGTTAACTCATCTAGAGAAGAGTTTGGTTCTAAGGTACTGGAAATGACAGAACTGCAGAAGGAGATACATCAGTTAACTGGGTTGACGCTTCAGCATGAGAATGAAATCCTTGTACTTAAGGAGCATTTGACCCAGGCTGAGGAAGCTCTTGTTGCTATGCGATCTGAGTGGCAGGAGAAAGTAAGTGAACTCCAACAGTCAGAGCAGAGGGTATCATCCATTAGAGAGAAGCTTAGCATAGCTGTTGCCAAGGGGAAGGGGCTGGTTGTGCAGCGTGACAGTCTCAAGCAGTCCCTGGCAGAGACATCTGGTGAATTGGACAGATGCTCACAGGAGTTACAGCTGAAAGATTCCAGGCTGCATGAAATTGAAGCAAAACTGAAGACCTATTCAGAGGCTGGTGGGCGTGTGGAAGCTCTGGAATCTGAACTTTCATACATCCGCAACTCAGCTACTGCACTGAGAGAATCTTTTCTTCTAAAAGACTCGGTACTCCAGAGGATAGAGGAGATTTTAGAAGATCTGGATCTGCCAGAGCATTTCCATTCAAGAGATATAATCGAAAAGGTCGATTGGTTAGCAAGATCAGCAACTGCAAACACTTTACTGCCTACAGATTGGGACCAAAAAAGCTCAGTTGGGGGTTCACATTCTGATACTGGTTTTGTTGTCACAGATACCTGGAAAGAGGATGTACAGTCTGGCTCAAATTCAGGGGATGATTTGAGAAGAAAATATGAGGAGCTTCAAAGTAAGTTTTATGGCTTGGCTGAACAAAATGAAATGCTGGAACAATCCTTGATGGAAAGGAACAACTTGGTTCAGAGATGGGAAGAACGTTTAGCTAGGATCAATTTGCCTTCCCACTTGCGGTTGGCCGAGCCAGAGGATCGGATTGAgtggttagaaaatgcactttCAGAGGCTAGCCATGATAGAAATTCTCTGCTGCAGAAGGTTGATGAACTTGAAAATTATTGCAGATCAGTTACTGCAGATTTGGAAGAGTCACAAGACAGAGTATCTCACCTAATTGCTGAGTTGCAGGAGTCATCAAAGAGAGTATCTGACCTTGAGAGAGACCTTCAAGCAGTTATCCTTGAGAGAGAGAACCTTTTTGAAAGATTGGAGATTCTGACTTCTGATGTTGAGAAACTTTCAGCAAGGACAGTCCAATTTGAACTCGACAATGAAAAACTGCAGAATGAAGCATCTGCTTTGCAGGAGAAATTGGTTGACAAGCTTGGGATTGAGGAGTGTATTCAGAGCATTAATGATGAGATAAGAAGGATGCAGGATTTGGTTTGTGATGCGTTGCAGGATCCTGGTGCAAAAGATTTTATATCTGATGGCAGCAGTACAGAGTGTCTGGAAAGATTACTGAGGAAGCTTTTAGAGAACTACACAACACTTTCTTCTGCAAAATCTGTGCCTGTCGAGGCAGTTGTAGATCACCATGCTAAAGGAACTGATGCCAATTTTATTGAAGGCCAAACTAGAGATATATTGGACTCTGAGAAATCTGATGCAGCTCTTCTGAAGAGAGATGCATGGGGTAATGAGGAAGAAAATGGGGATTCTCTGAAAAAAGAACTGGAAGAGACTTTGAGTGAACTGGCATGTGTGAAGGAGGAaagagacagagacagagagaagCAGCAGTCTTTGATTTGTGAAGTTGAAGCAAAGGAGAAAAAGATATTGGAGTTACAAGAGCTACTGCATCAGGAGGAACAGAAGTCTACTTCTGTGAGAGAGAAGCTGAACGTTGCTGTTAGAAAAGGGAAGTTATTGGTACAACAGCGTGATAGTCTGAAACAAACCATTGAAGAGATGAATGCGGAGTTGGTGCTCTTGAAATCTCAGATTAAGGACAGGGAAAATGCTCTTGCAGACAATGAACAGAAGATGAGAGACTTGGCCACTTACCCTGAAAGGGTGGAAGCCCTTGAAGCTGACAGTTCACTCTTGAGAAATCATTTGGCTGAAACTGAGCACCTTCTGCAGGAGAAAGGGCATACTTTAACCATGATGTTGAATGTTCTCGGGGACGTCGATGTTGGTGCTGAAATTTACAGCAATGATCCAATTGAAAAGTTGGGATACATGGGGAAACTATGCTGTGATTTGCATGCTGCTGTGGCTTCAGCCGAACAAGAATCTAAAAAATCTGGAAGAGCGGCAGAACTGCTGCTTGCTGAATTAAATGAAGTCCAAGACAGGAATGATAGTCTACAAGAGGAGCTGGCTAAAGCCAGTATTGAAATTTCAGAGATCTCCAAGGAAAGGGATACAGCGGAGGCTGCAAAACTGGAAGCTCTTTCACGTCTGGAAAGGTCGTTCACAGTTCATGCACaggagaaaaggaaacaatATTCAGAGCTTGCAGTGTTAAAATCTATGGCAGACAAACTCAGGAAAAGCTTCTCTGATATCAATGATCTACTGGGTGGTGTTTTCACCATGGAACTGGAATTTCTGCAAAATGTAGAGGCTGGTATGGCATCATGTGTTAAAAGAACAGAAACTAATCTTGCAGTTCTTGTTCCTCCTTTTAGCAGGGCTGATGGCATTACTTTCAACATTTCAGAAAACATGGTATTATCTATATTACTTGATTCTCTCAAGAAATCTTGTTTTTCAAGCTtgttagttttgaaaattttagttaGATTGGACCTACTATTTATGGTTTTGTGTTTCTAACCCAAGCTCTCTTTTCAGGACAACTTATCTGTGGAGTTTTCATCGCAATCCAGCATGCCAGATGATtttgatgataattttattattgaagttTGTAATACTGTGCAAGaattaatgaaagaaattgGTGCAGTTAAAGTAATATTAGGCGAACAttctggtgcattacataaccaAGCCAGAAATCTATCAAAATTGATTGGGATCCTTCACGGAGAAATGATTTCCCAAAAAGAGTCAATTGAGGCCCTGGAAAGAGAAAATAAGCATGTAAAATcagcagaaaaggaaaaggaaagggaaattGTTGTATTGCTCAGAAACATTAGTTTGCTTTATGACGCATGCACCAGTTCTATCATggaaatagaaaatagaaaagctGAAGTATCAGGAAATGCTTTGGCTACTGGTGACATGGCAGTGAACTGGAAACCTGCAAGATTCGCTGATGGTGGTGGGCATAATTTTCCATCTGAGGAGCATTTCAAGACCATGGCAGAAAGATTGTCCGTGGCAGTAAAGgattttttaagtataaaagGTGACATCACAGAgggtgaaaagaaagaaatgaaagtaATGATATCAAATTTGCAGAAAGAGCTTCAGGAGAAGGACATTCAAAGAGAGAGGATTTGCATGGAGCTAGTTAGTCAAATTAAGGAAGCAGAATCAGCTGTAACAAGCTACTCGCTAGATCTGCAATCTTCAAGAACTCGCATCTATGATTTGGAGAAACAGGTAGATGTGATGGAAGAGGAGCGGGAATTATTGAAGCAGAGAGTAAAGGAACTTCAAGATGGGCAAGCCATATCAGCAGATTTACAGGAGAGGGTCAGATCGCTGACCGATGTGCTTGCTGCAAAAGAGCAAGGTCAGTTTAGATGACTTTGAAATGAGTagttttaattgctatattttctaatttttcatttagaTAATCCATAATAATGGATGCTACTTGTTGATTACAGAAATTGAAACCCTGATGCAAGCTCTTGATGAGGAAGAGGTCCAGATGGAAGATttaactagcaaaacaaaagaactGGAAAAGATTTTGCAGCAAAAGAATTTGGACATTGAGAACCTTGAAGCTTCTCGTGGAAAGGCTCTGAAAAAGCTTTCCATCACTGTGAACAAGTTTGATGAGCTCCACCATTTTTCTGAAAGTCTCCTTGCTGAGGTTGAAAAACTTCAATCACAATTGCAAGAGCGTGATGCTGAAATATCTTTCTTAAGGCAAGAGGTCACTAGGTGCACCAATGAAGTTCTGGTTGCATCCCAGATGAGCAGCAAGAGAAATTCAGATGACATCCATGAATTGTTGATGTGGTTAGACACATTGGTTTCTCAAGCCGGGATGCAAGACGTTAATCTTTATGATAGCAGTACGGCACCTGAGCACAAGGAATTGCTCCAGAAGAAGATTACAAGCATTGTGTCTAAATTGGAGGATCTACAGGTGGTGGCTCAAAGCAGGGACACATTAGTGCAAACAGAAAGGAATAAAGTAGACGAGTTAACACGTCGAATAGAAAATCTTGAGAGCTCTTTACGTGAGAAAGAATCCCAATTAAATATGCTTGAAGGGGTTGAAGGTTTGGGACAGACAACCAACTCAGTCTCAGAAATTGTGGAAGTTGAACCGGTGGTGAGTCTTTTAATCTATCCTTCCACATATGAAAATTAGTTTTCTAGTGATGCACCATTAAACAGTGATATCATTTtcccccccttttctttttctctactGTGCAATCAAATTGTCAAGTAGTTAAACAAGTTACACAATCTTAGAAGTTCTCTCTGTGTTGATTAGTAGGGTTAGGGTAAGCTTGTTgaaatttttgagttttgacacatccaattatttttatatgcttgTTGCAATTCTAGATGAGAAAACTTCTAATGCTAGATTTTGAGTGCTTGAGAACAATCTCAGTTTTGGTGTAATTTCCATGCAGATCAACAAATGGGTAGCCCCTGTGCCCTCCAGTTCATCGCAAGTTCGCAATTTGCGCAAAGTCAACAATGATCAAGTTGCTATTGCTATAGATGAGGATCCTGTTGGCAAGAATAGTTTagaggatgaagatgatgataaaggTAGTCCAACAAGATGTTTTGTTGCTCTTTGATGGTGTTTGTTCTAACGCGGTTTGATTCTTATTTCGTTTTCCTCTTCCTCCTCAGTTCATGGTTTCAAGTCGCTTACTACATCGAGAATTGTACCGAAGTTTACAAGACCTGTGTCTGACATGATAGATGGTCTATGGTAGGATTATCTGTTTTCTTCCCTGTTTTAATGCAATACTTACATCGCTTTCATAATGGTCtgaaaaatcttatatatgCAATGTTTCAGGGTTTCTTGTGACCGGGCATTAATGCGTCGGCCTGCCCTACGTCTTTGTATAATTATCTACTGGGCTATCTTGCATACACTTCTTGCAACTTTTGCGGTTTAGCGAGCAACACAGGTGGTGTCTATAATTGCCAAACTATTTAGTGTAAGGATTTGGTTCAGCTGGTCATTAAAGTGACTCTCTCCTAGTAACTGTGTGTTCTTTGTATCTGAACTTAATGAATCAATCTATCTATACACTTGATTATACTGTTTGGAAATTGCATGCATGGTTTTACCATTATGGGTTCAAACTCTGGACTTGCATACattctcttgctctctttcacttttttttttccctgtttgtGAATGGTGGTCAACTGGTTCATATTATTACCTATGCTGGTGAAGCAATTGTGTGTAGACAAGCATGGTTTCAGCTTGGAATAGCTTTGCCCCTATCTTCTTAAAGAAACCAAATCTATCAGAATTAGTTTCTTCATTGATCAGACAAAGTTGACAATTCTTTTTTGAAACTTGGAGTGTGCCGCTGATGCCATTATTTCCCTGATGTGCAGGTTCTCTATTTGGTTTAAAGGCTACATGGATGGAGGCTCCTTTCAGGATTGTATCTCTGCTGGGTCTTTCAGCCTGTGTGTAGAGTAGATTGAAACCCGCGATATTTGGTCAGATTGATTCATTATTTAGCTCAATCAGGCAGCTGTGATTGCcgttttatttttacaaatcgCAGATTGCACTGTTGCATCCAATAAGGAGAAATTGCCATTACACAGGATATAGTTTTAGATCTTGCCTTACCTGAACCCATCAATCAAAAGGTGAATCGCGCTGCCATCATCCGTCAGTGTTTCTGGGTTCCTCTTTTTGGAAATTATACAAAAGCACCAATGCTTTGTATGGGATTGTAGTTTGTACATATTGGGTCTCTGGACTccattttttttagcaaatgaAGCATACATCATATTATTTCTTGAGCCAGTTTCTCCacaagcaatatatatatatatatttctgcaTCAATTCTGTGATTTTTATCGTTTTTCTGAGCCCAAATTCACCTGAGAATCACTAATTTGATTGGCAAGGATGGTTGACAAATATCCCAGAGCAAGCCTCTGTGGAGTGTGTGTGGcggggagggggagagagagagagagagagagagagagagagagagagagctaaacTACTAAAGATAAACTACTAAAGATAAGATACAAATGGCCACTAAAAGGTCTGGTCTTGCTACATGGACAAGCAAATGGGCTGCTCATCTACTGGTGATTTAGATAAGAGTGACTTGATCTTCATAGTCCTTCACGTTTCCTTTAGGATTCTCTTGAAACCTCTGTATCCTGAAGTGTTTCAGGTCCACACCCTTCGCCTCCCCGCTAAGCGCAAGGTCAGCCAAAATCCTTCCCACGACTGGAGCCATCTTGAACCCATGACCTGAAAACCCACCACCCACCACCACATCCTTCCCAAACTCCCCACCAAGAAAATCAATCACAAAATCCCCATCTGGAGTCATTGAGTACATGCACAATTGAGTAGCAACAGGCCCCCCATGGTCAACCAAGCCTGAGAACCTCCCCTCGATCCATTCCTTCATGGAATCCGATGGAATCCCAGGACCCCACGGCCTCTTGTCAGGGTCACAAGTGTACCCTCCATGCACAGCGATCTTGATCAGTCCCGGAAACTCCAACGACGGCGTGCCGTAAATGTAAGGCTCACCA is a genomic window of Populus alba chromosome 18, ASM523922v2, whole genome shotgun sequence containing:
- the LOC118059429 gene encoding uncharacterized protein isoform X1, translating into MDKNKSRTDLLAAGRKKLQQFRQKKDSKGSSSSHGRSSKKSSTSEKHESDADEASSTGKAAGLKQVHEWEVKSQSDPDSGRVDSLLSPSSGGPDLDLDLDVVAVDLPSIPLTPETRVAETALDHDAGSAAEEGRADENHIDSSKPDEGESSQSIDDKAARVVPLGSSDIPDSEAKTKHDDAFVSVDMSAPHKLIDTMDGTTVTGEAESQDGEDGMWPLPPQEDTPDTSSIQARGNQVTDDADGLDSKHFGGSSDLELEGDRRLSFSGHGEIAKCAGETASEQIHVEEAAASQSKQSDGVDDASVSASATDMSDGLVASTLAISEADGSAGVIHEATNQHGKVVDIGPSTVENVEILSGYGYCGNDGESVQSDRLVTEASSPQYFPEDSFVFVAESDKKPLLNKLASTSDGYAMSPLGDLGQITFLQLIEVIKGLNEDEFRLLLESRGSVSNVELGTPSSFSSQNGFPGLLERLREELFLTKCMKDILQLQLSEQSNLQIENDHHLHQLDDEISVLHASLKEARERGNSLAEELAECRSELQASCSGREELEQQFHEAKVQVEEVSARAYKLQNSLEMSQSELLRLSKELTNSQDFVAALQVEVENLNGSLVSLTEERKIVEEGKNSCLHENEKLLNELADCKSLIAALQTESSNLRGTVASMTDEKIKLNGEKEYLADCHDKICLELSDCKGLVEALQVENLKLSGSLAMATEERKKLEEDVSYSAQERDRLSSELLVLHDELSKDHAECLQFESELKEMTTRLEQLTEENIFLSSNLDIHKVKLQEIEDLQAQKSSLVGKAANPVGSLETQSKVWENASDVEHDGEATFSMSEKSMSGNFEVGPPLALLGQEVFDDSLGFVALKGHLEEAGKVLQGLEKEIEVVHSHSVSLTRAGGKSASPAVSKLIQAFESKGQHDENEAEDGSMKEDQSPATDPFASMKEHTGNLKAILKRLTLDAKNASLMFKTERDDISIANCTIRELKFQAEALKEHNDNLEATNIELGVLYEAAKQQLSDFNEKNNKLEALCDSLRQQEFSLKAENSEFGRKLSDCELKIEDLQSQLHGLQKSSDEKASVLHDELAKSQMEAAERALTVEQEWNSTVAQIIEAVDRLDVSTGFLLTSTTSMPSHGSLDVSSHVTASVNAATNMIQDLKEKLEASSRDHETASNLFNGVSEKCNELLGKSELANVTLHKLYSELRKIVIDSCGYVEESNLQDEEFPDTVDYIRFKALLEELENALAERLQLQSANKKLNSELMSQIKDIEELNRRCHDFSSIQRLIEDVEGEVKLENGGADSETTPVSHLESLVSFLVHKYKEAKEQVNSSREEFGSKVLEMTELQKEIHQLTGLTLQHENEILVLKEHLTQAEEALVAMRSEWQEKVSELQQSEQRVSSIREKLSIAVAKGKGLVVQRDSLKQSLAETSGELDRCSQELQLKDSRLHEIEAKLKTYSEAGGRVEALESELSYIRNSATALRESFLLKDSVLQRIEEILEDLDLPEHFHSRDIIEKVDWLARSATANTLLPTDWDQKSSVGGSHSDTGFVVTDTWKEDVQSGSNSGDDLRRKYEELQSKFYGLAEQNEMLEQSLMERNNLVQRWEERLARINLPSHLRLAEPEDRIEWLENALSEASHDRNSLLQKVDELENYCRSVTADLEESQDRVSHLIAELQESSKRVSDLERDLQAVILERENLFERLEILTSDVEKLSARTVQFELDNEKLQNEASALQEKLVDKLGIEECIQSINDEIRRMQDLVCDALQDPGAKDFISDGSSTECLERLLRKLLENYTTLSSAKSVPVEAVVDHHAKGTDANFIEGQTRDILDSEKSDAALLKRDAWGNEEENGDSLKKELEETLSELACVKEERDRDREKQQSLICEVEAKEKKILELQELLHQEEQKSTSVREKLNVAVRKGKLLVQQRDSLKQTIEEMNAELVLLKSQIKDRENALADNEQKMRDLATYPERVEALEADSSLLRNHLAETEHLLQEKGHTLTMMLNVLGDVDVGAEIYSNDPIEKLGYMGKLCCDLHAAVASAEQESKKSGRAAELLLAELNEVQDRNDSLQEELAKASIEISEISKERDTAEAAKLEALSRLERSFTVHAQEKRKQYSELAVLKSMADKLRKSFSDINDLLGGVFTMELEFLQNVEAGMASCVKRTETNLAVLVPPFSRADGITFNISENMDNLSVEFSSQSSMPDDFDDNFIIEVCNTVQELMKEIGAVKVILGEHSGALHNQARNLSKLIGILHGEMISQKESIEALERENKHVKSAEKEKEREIVVLLRNISLLYDACTSSIMEIENRKAEVSGNALATGDMAVNWKPARFADGGGHNFPSEEHFKTMAERLSVAVKDFLSIKGDITEGEKKEMKVMISNLQKELQEKDIQRERICMELVSQIKEAESAVTSYSLDLQSSRTRIYDLEKQVDVMEEERELLKQRVKELQDGQAISADLQERVRSLTDVLAAKEQEIETLMQALDEEEVQMEDLTSKTKELEKILQQKNLDIENLEASRGKALKKLSITVNKFDELHHFSESLLAEVEKLQSQLQERDAEISFLRQEVTRCTNEVLVASQMSSKRNSDDIHELLMWLDTLVSQAGMQDVNLYDSSTAPEHKELLQKKITSIVSKLEDLQVVAQSRDTLVQTERNKVDELTRRIENLESSLREKESQLNMLEGVEGLGQTTNSVSEIVEVEPVINKWVAPVPSSSSQVRNLRKVNNDQVAIAIDEDPVGKNSLEDEDDDKVHGFKSLTTSRIVPKFTRPVSDMIDGLWVSCDRALMRRPALRLCIIIYWAILHTLLATFAV